In Nitrospira defluvii, the genomic stretch TTCCTTGGCGACTGCAGCCCAGACCTGTTCGAGATATTCCTTGAGCGTGACAGTCTCGCCACTGGCCTTCTCCACGCGAGAATAGCGAGAGAAGATTTCCAAGGCTGGTCCGAGGCATGCAAAAATGGCGTCCGCGCCGACGACACCTTCATCAGCCAGACGCGGCATCCATTCATGGATACGCTTGGGAAGCTCGGTCAACACGTCGCGCCAATCGCCGACTGTGTCTATGCACACCGAGCCGCCGGGATTCTCTCGTGGACGGCAGACGAGATGTACGGACGAAGCGAGAGCGGCTGAGTTTCGTGCCCGTAACCGAGCTCCCATTTCTGTATCAATCGGCCACGAAGCTACCGCTATCCAGCCGGAGGATATAAGTGCTTGGATCATCGTTTCCCAAGCAGCCGTTTCTTTGTGAGCGAAGACAATCACCAAAAGTCCGCTCGGCGCAGCAACCCGGCGACAGTCCCTCAGCGCCTCAGCCATCAATCGTTCAAAGTACTCTCGCGTTTTAAAAGCATATCTCGGATTCCGTTCTGCAAGTTGCACAATCTCACCCTCTTTCTGAGTTGTGCGATCCCGAAAAAGAGTGGGGTGCAGGGAACCAATGCTCCGATTCAACCAGACGTAGAAGAAGTCAGATAAGTCTGCGTAGGGCACCGCATCATAATAAGGAGGATCTGTCACAACGAGCTGAGCAGAATCATCTGGGTACGGCTGATTTGTGGCTGAAGCCCTTAGAGCAGTTCCCGGCTGCAGACGCGAATTAGTTATATTGTCTAGAACTCTACTAACCCATTCAATAGCTCCATCCCAGCTACCGGAGCCTGATGCGAATGGGACTACTTCAGCAAAATCCCATTTGATCGGCAAGGACTGCCCTTGTGCAAACGTGTGACCGATAAATTCCCCACTTTGGACCCATGTGCATATGGAACTGGAATAGTCAGCTTGGCGATCGACGGCTAGCGCCAGTGTTGTCGCAACAGCCGTAGCGAATTCGGCGTCCTGGCTTTGAATGTTGGCATAGCACCCACGCACGAGCTTAGTTAAAGTCAATAGGCTGGCGAGCTGACGAGAGGTAAACATTTGTTCCCAACGATCCACGCCAATCAACTTGATATTAAAAATGCTACGCAAGTATGGAAGTTCCTCGTCGGGCACCGTCGAGGTTCCGTCCTTCAACATTTGTCGTTTCTGTTCATTTACATAGTCGTGGGATTTTGCGAATGCCTTCGCGTCATGTTCGTTAGGCTCTCGATAGAAACGACCTTTGGGTGAATTACAATAAACAGCTAAAAGCCGAGCAGTGTTAGCGCCACCTTTTTTTTCGGCAGCCTGCCTTCTGACTCTCGCTCCTGGAACTGTAAATCCACAGATCGGGCAAGTTGCTGACCCTCGACGCAATGTTCCGTGTTCAAACGAGTCGGGTTTCTCTGCCTTCTTGAGGGTGTAGGTTACAGTTTTGTGCTTTTGTGAGATTTCAAGGTTGAGGCCAATAGCACCGCTGTCCCGCTTACCAAGCAGGAAGGACCTGACAAGAGGCACTTCCGCACCGCAA encodes the following:
- a CDS encoding DUF1156 domain-containing protein is translated as MRPSYPKRLIEVDLPIKRISAHARREKSIRHGHISTLHIWWARRPLAACRAVICAALWPDPADPFCPEAFRASARELMGNWARDHLKLCAEESGPHFVAIQKDPNLLKDNTILRRAMFDFIADFANWDNSTGRAYLETSRALTQAAHEALGGEPRTRPLVVDPFAGGGSIPLEALRVGADAFASDLNPIPVLLNKVILEYIPKYGQRLADEVRKWGDWIKCEAEKELAEFYPKDADGATPIAYIWARTIQCEGPGCGAEVPLVRSFLLGKRDSGAIGLNLEISQKHKTVTYTLKKAEKPDSFEHGTLRRGSATCPICGFTVPGARVRRQAAEKKGGANTARLLAVYCNSPKGRFYREPNEHDAKAFAKSHDYVNEQKRQMLKDGTSTVPDEELPYLRSIFNIKLIGVDRWEQMFTSRQLASLLTLTKLVRGCYANIQSQDAEFATAVATTLALAVDRQADYSSSICTWVQSGEFIGHTFAQGQSLPIKWDFAEVVPFASGSGSWDGAIEWVSRVLDNITNSRLQPGTALRASATNQPYPDDSAQLVVTDPPYYDAVPYADLSDFFYVWLNRSIGSLHPTLFRDRTTQKEGEIVQLAERNPRYAFKTREYFERLMAEALRDCRRVAAPSGLLVIVFAHKETAAWETMIQALISSGWIAVASWPIDTEMGARLRARNSAALASSVHLVCRPRENPGGSVCIDTVGDWRDVLTELPKRIHEWMPRLADEGVVGADAIFACLGPALEIFSRYSRVEKASGETVTLKEYLEQVWAAVAKEALSLVFRGADASGFEEDARLTAMWLWTLRTGEGNGVAADDLEESQQGEDDDEAAERSRKAKVTGFSLEYDAARKIAQGLGAHLEDLASLVEIKGDTARLLSVAERTRALFGKEEAQAPSTARGRKQKQLKLGFESELQEAEEFGGWGQKGVPRVGDTVLDRVHQAMILFAAGRGEALRRFLVDEGVGRDERFWRLAQALSALYPSGTDERRWVEGVQARKKGLGL